Proteins encoded by one window of Paenibacillus urinalis:
- a CDS encoding LacI family DNA-binding transcriptional regulator: protein MKPTIYDVAREAGVSIATVSKVLNNNGRISDKTRKKVHLIMEQLNYQPSMVASALTSQRTGTIGLMIPDIANPFFAEAARFFEDYAQQAGSDLIICSTDRDDEKAARYISLLQRKRVDGLIIASHVGNPELIHRLLENKVPTVLFSADVRLLDCNSITVDDYKGGYIATEYLLALGHRRLGIISDNLPGSRYREQGFLDALEAHGVSLDHPDHMVQTSATLENGRKVAHRMLGEEGGQRPTAIFACNDLLAIGVLQEAREAGLNVPEDLSVIGFDNTMLADICHPSLSSIAQPLRDMTEQAMQLLNESIDDPEATKRKISLPPELVIRNSTSKALE, encoded by the coding sequence ATGAAACCAACCATATATGACGTAGCAAGGGAGGCCGGCGTTTCCATTGCTACTGTATCAAAGGTGCTGAATAACAATGGCCGCATCAGTGATAAGACACGGAAGAAAGTTCACCTTATCATGGAACAATTAAATTATCAGCCCAGCATGGTCGCCTCAGCACTGACCAGTCAGCGGACGGGAACCATTGGACTTATGATTCCAGATATTGCGAATCCATTCTTTGCAGAGGCTGCCCGTTTCTTTGAGGATTATGCGCAGCAGGCAGGCAGTGACCTTATTATTTGCAGTACGGATCGTGACGATGAAAAAGCGGCCCGCTATATCTCTCTCCTGCAGCGAAAACGTGTTGATGGGCTTATCATTGCTTCACATGTGGGCAATCCCGAGCTGATTCATCGGCTGCTTGAGAATAAGGTGCCTACCGTTCTTTTCTCTGCTGACGTACGGCTGCTTGATTGTAACAGCATTACAGTGGACGACTATAAAGGCGGATATATAGCAACAGAATACCTTCTGGCCCTCGGCCATCGCAGACTGGGGATTATTTCTGACAATTTGCCTGGAAGCAGGTATAGAGAACAAGGATTTCTGGATGCACTGGAGGCACACGGGGTCTCTCTTGATCATCCAGACCATATGGTACAGACCTCGGCTACACTCGAGAATGGCCGCAAGGTCGCCCATAGAATGCTGGGGGAAGAGGGTGGCCAACGGCCAACGGCCATTTTTGCTTGCAACGACCTGCTGGCGATCGGGGTGTTACAGGAGGCGCGTGAAGCAGGCTTGAATGTTCCCGAGGACCTGTCCGTTATCGGGTTCGATAACACCATGCTTGCAGATATTTGCCATCCCTCTTTAAGCAGTATTGCACAGCCTCTCCGAGACATGACTGAGCAGGCAATGCAACTGCTCAATGAATCTATCGACGATCCGGAAGCAACTAAACGAAAAATTTCACTACCCCCCGAACTTGTTATTCGTAATTCTACCAGCAAGGCCCTTGAGTAG
- a CDS encoding ABC transporter substrate-binding protein, whose product MNQQRKARGTRARRKPLFLAAILTFVMVLSACGGGEAEPASSNTGTSGGTDSGGKTEKPYEVSLFYPGTPQKDVALVEAEINKYMEPKIGATLKINAIDWGQWDNKLNLMISSGEKSDIIFTAAWQNYTVNVAKSAFLPLNDLLESHGQDIVKNLDPAFLEGSQVDGKNYGVPSNKELAATRGVLVRKDLLEKYKLDITNVKTWADLEPLLKTIKENEPGVTPFYMSNSTGNGLLDNLDWDYLGDASVPGVIRKIGSETTVLNEVETPEFKEAAALARKWYEAGYINSDAATSTVFPKDQAKAGKVFMWTDGMKPGKDKEEESYVGFPLTQIEMTQPTITTGDTSGAMLAISRTSENPEKAMQVINLLHSDPVVNNLLNFGIEGTHYVKKEGSDSIISLPEGTDPNNRTYNPGAQWQLGNQFLNYLWDNEDPEKWDKFKDFNARGVKSPALGFTFNSQPVKNEIAAVNNVNKQFKPALTSGAVDPNEMIPKYADKLKAAGIDKIIAEKQKQLDAFLAKK is encoded by the coding sequence ATGAATCAACAGAGAAAGGCTCGGGGGACACGTGCAAGGAGGAAGCCATTATTCCTCGCTGCAATTCTAACCTTTGTCATGGTACTGAGTGCTTGCGGAGGAGGAGAAGCGGAGCCTGCAAGCAGTAATACAGGAACGAGCGGAGGTACAGATTCGGGTGGTAAAACGGAGAAGCCTTATGAAGTCTCCCTGTTCTATCCGGGAACTCCGCAGAAGGATGTTGCACTTGTAGAAGCGGAGATCAATAAGTATATGGAACCGAAGATTGGCGCAACGCTGAAGATTAATGCCATCGATTGGGGCCAATGGGATAACAAGCTGAACCTCATGATCTCGTCGGGGGAGAAATCGGATATTATCTTTACGGCAGCCTGGCAGAATTACACAGTCAACGTGGCGAAGAGCGCGTTCCTGCCGCTGAATGATCTGCTGGAATCTCATGGACAGGATATTGTCAAGAATTTGGATCCTGCCTTCCTGGAAGGCTCCCAGGTCGATGGAAAGAATTATGGCGTACCGAGTAACAAGGAGCTGGCGGCTACCCGTGGTGTCCTCGTCAGAAAGGATCTGCTGGAGAAATACAAATTGGATATAACCAATGTGAAGACCTGGGCAGATCTGGAGCCGCTGCTCAAGACCATCAAAGAGAATGAACCAGGCGTGACTCCGTTCTATATGTCTAACTCGACTGGGAATGGTCTGCTTGATAACCTGGATTGGGACTATCTCGGCGATGCCTCCGTACCAGGTGTCATTCGTAAGATTGGTTCCGAAACAACGGTGCTGAATGAAGTGGAGACACCCGAATTCAAGGAAGCGGCAGCGCTAGCTCGCAAATGGTATGAGGCCGGCTATATTAATAGTGATGCAGCAACCTCGACCGTCTTCCCGAAAGATCAGGCCAAGGCAGGTAAAGTGTTCATGTGGACGGACGGGATGAAGCCGGGCAAGGACAAGGAAGAAGAGAGCTATGTCGGATTCCCGCTGACTCAGATCGAGATGACGCAGCCGACCATTACAACCGGGGATACCTCCGGAGCCATGCTTGCCATCTCCCGCACTTCCGAGAATCCGGAGAAAGCAATGCAGGTCATTAACCTGCTGCACTCCGATCCGGTTGTCAATAATTTGCTTAACTTTGGAATTGAAGGCACACATTATGTGAAAAAAGAAGGCAGTGACAGCATCATCAGTCTTCCTGAAGGAACCGATCCGAATAACCGGACTTATAACCCGGGTGCTCAGTGGCAGCTTGGTAATCAATTCCTGAACTATTTGTGGGATAATGAGGACCCGGAGAAATGGGATAAGTTTAAAGACTTTAATGCCAGAGGTGTAAAATCGCCTGCACTTGGATTCACATTCAACAGCCAGCCGGTCAAGAATGAGATTGCTGCTGTCAACAATGTTAACAAGCAATTCAAGCCTGCACTGACCTCCGGTGCCGTAGATCCGAATGAAATGATTCCCAAGTATGCAGATAAGCTGAAGGCAGCGGGAATTGATAAGATCATAGCGGAGAAGCAGAAGCAGCTGGATGCATTTTTGGCGAAGAAATAA
- a CDS encoding carbohydrate ABC transporter permease: MSSSKPLQVSGKSKVVIHAFFIFYAAICILPLVLVLSISLSDETTVIANGYKFIPEQFSISAYDFLFKDMEQIVRSYGVSIFVTVVGTVISVALTAFYAYPLSRRDLPYKGFFAFFIFFTMLFNGGLVPWYLVYVNLLDLKNTLWVLIMPMLMSPFFVLVMRTFFANSIPVSILESARVDGAGELRTFIRIVLPLSLPVLATVALFSTLNYWNDWYLSMIFISDNKTISLQYLMYRTLLDIQYLTSNSNVASQISSQGGMLDLPNKTLQMAMAVVGIGPIVLAYPFFQRYFIKGLTVGAVKG; the protein is encoded by the coding sequence ATGAGTTCCAGTAAACCGCTGCAAGTATCGGGCAAATCGAAGGTTGTCATTCATGCCTTTTTTATCTTCTATGCCGCTATATGTATTCTGCCGCTTGTGCTTGTGCTGTCTATTTCCCTCTCAGATGAGACAACAGTCATCGCAAACGGATACAAGTTCATTCCCGAGCAGTTTAGTATAAGCGCTTACGATTTCTTGTTCAAGGATATGGAGCAGATCGTTCGCTCTTACGGCGTATCTATCTTCGTAACCGTAGTTGGGACCGTCATCAGTGTGGCGTTGACCGCTTTTTATGCGTATCCGCTGTCCAGACGGGACTTACCGTACAAAGGATTTTTCGCCTTCTTCATCTTCTTTACTATGCTGTTTAACGGCGGACTTGTTCCTTGGTATCTCGTCTATGTCAATCTGCTTGATCTGAAGAACACCCTATGGGTCCTGATCATGCCGATGCTCATGTCACCATTTTTTGTACTCGTCATGCGGACCTTCTTCGCCAATTCCATACCTGTCTCGATCCTCGAGTCCGCGAGAGTGGATGGAGCCGGAGAGCTGCGGACATTTATCAGAATTGTACTGCCGTTATCTCTGCCCGTACTTGCAACGGTAGCGCTGTTCAGTACGCTGAATTATTGGAATGACTGGTATTTGAGCATGATCTTTATTTCGGATAACAAAACGATCAGTCTGCAATATTTGATGTACCGTACCTTGCTGGATATCCAGTATTTAACGAGCAACTCTAACGTTGCTTCACAGATCTCTTCACAAGGCGGAATGCTGGATCTGCCGAACAAAACGCTGCAGATGGCCATGGCGGTCGTGGGGATTGGACCGATTGTGCTCGCATATCCGTTCTTCCAGCGTTATTTCATCAAGGGTCTGACTGTAGGAGCTGTAAAAGGCTGA
- a CDS encoding ABC transporter permease, whose translation MPNTVKKKRTVLYNLKKYKVLYLMFLPGVVFLLINNYLPMFGVVIAFKNVNYADGIMGSPWAGLDNFKYLFGTSDAWEITRNTLAYNVVFILLNLVLGAGLAILLSEVKGRFSSKFYQSVMLLPYFLSMIVVSYLVLAFLGKDSGFMNTSFLPLFGKEPIDWYTETEYWPYILPFVNTWKNIGYYVVIYLAAVIGIDEEYYEAAVLDGAGKWSQVWYITVPFLYPLMIVMTLLQIGRIFYADFGLFYQVPLESGALFPVTNVLDTYVYRTFLIGGDIGMSSAAGLYQAVVGFVLVLVSNSIVRRIDKDNALF comes from the coding sequence ATGCCGAACACAGTAAAGAAAAAAAGGACCGTACTGTACAACCTTAAGAAATACAAGGTGCTGTACCTTATGTTTTTGCCGGGTGTCGTATTTTTGCTGATCAACAATTATTTGCCGATGTTTGGGGTTGTCATTGCATTCAAGAATGTGAACTACGCGGATGGAATTATGGGGAGTCCGTGGGCGGGGCTGGACAATTTCAAGTATTTGTTCGGTACCTCTGATGCTTGGGAGATTACACGCAATACACTGGCCTACAACGTCGTGTTCATTCTGCTCAATCTGGTGCTCGGTGCAGGCCTAGCGATTTTGCTAAGTGAAGTGAAGGGGAGATTCTCATCGAAGTTCTATCAATCCGTGATGCTGCTTCCTTACTTCCTGTCCATGATCGTCGTAAGTTATCTGGTGCTTGCCTTCTTGGGCAAAGATTCAGGATTTATGAACACAAGCTTCCTGCCGCTGTTCGGTAAGGAGCCGATTGATTGGTATACGGAGACGGAATATTGGCCGTACATTCTGCCTTTCGTGAATACCTGGAAGAACATTGGTTATTATGTGGTTATTTATCTGGCAGCGGTCATTGGCATTGACGAAGAGTATTATGAGGCTGCCGTGCTGGATGGAGCGGGGAAATGGAGCCAGGTGTGGTATATCACTGTACCGTTCCTATATCCATTAATGATTGTTATGACACTGCTTCAAATCGGACGTATTTTCTATGCAGATTTCGGGCTGTTCTATCAGGTACCGCTTGAATCCGGTGCGCTGTTCCCGGTCACTAACGTGCTTGATACGTATGTGTACCGTACGTTCCTCATTGGTGGAGACATCGGCATGTCGTCAGCTGCAGGTTTGTATCAGGCTGTGGTTGGATTTGTGCTTGTATTGGTGTCCAATTCCATCGTCCGCAGGATCGATAAAGATAACGCACTATTCTAG
- a CDS encoding response regulator transcription factor: MYSLLIVDDEYYALEAMKHAVDWSDIGFDRLYTAMSADEAREVLTQEKIDIMICDIEMPEEDGLSLQSWVREHVPQLETIFLTGHAEFSYAQKAIQMHSFDYLLKPIQSTDLIHTVKRALEKKSHDDEFARLKEQYLNYLNEDRFWSTKRITKFWKDLYSGRSHLTESQFHELKLIYHADVEGGMSILPVLFKVEEWLRTFPSKDLDILEFGLSNAAEEIVLSGAAGHVILDQRGYVLVLLQEPLAAHQILDHCKDYIARCSTYLSARISCCIGNYTSIWKLPDAYKMLMQEHRHHIAGSEDVYYLRSDRAGQAGVKELVPLPWIEDIAVLLATGKIKEVLQKADELIDWMQHQSSLTAELLESFYHALLHTIIPLLHKNGIALHSLYSGDEPEEREVTRSIQTLRDWAHQLITRASALLHPEGEDTYSAIEKVCLYIDGRLEQDLGREELAEFAELHPAYLSRLFKKEKGLSISEYIAQARIAKAKELLCATLSTVTDIASKVGYYNYQHFTKMFKKHTGVTPQQYRRQHSQNTEG, from the coding sequence ATGTACAGCTTGCTCATCGTGGATGATGAATATTACGCGCTGGAAGCCATGAAGCATGCCGTGGATTGGAGTGATATCGGATTTGACAGGTTATACACGGCGATGTCAGCTGACGAAGCAAGAGAAGTTCTCACACAAGAGAAGATCGATATCATGATCTGTGACATTGAAATGCCGGAGGAGGATGGGTTATCACTGCAAAGCTGGGTCCGTGAGCATGTGCCGCAGCTGGAGACCATCTTTCTGACGGGACATGCCGAGTTCTCTTATGCACAAAAGGCAATCCAGATGCACAGCTTCGATTATCTGCTGAAGCCGATTCAATCCACTGATCTGATCCATACCGTGAAGCGTGCATTAGAGAAAAAAAGTCATGACGATGAATTTGCCCGGCTAAAAGAACAGTATCTGAACTATTTAAATGAAGATCGATTCTGGAGCACGAAGCGAATCACTAAATTCTGGAAGGATCTATATTCGGGCCGATCTCATCTCACAGAATCTCAGTTTCATGAGCTGAAGCTGATCTATCACGCAGATGTCGAGGGCGGCATGAGCATCCTGCCGGTTCTATTTAAAGTTGAGGAGTGGCTCAGGACATTCCCGTCCAAAGACCTGGATATCCTTGAGTTCGGACTAAGCAATGCGGCGGAGGAAATTGTGCTCAGCGGTGCAGCGGGACATGTCATTTTAGATCAGAGAGGATATGTCCTTGTCCTGCTACAGGAGCCGCTCGCTGCCCATCAAATACTGGATCACTGTAAAGATTATATAGCCAGATGCAGTACATATCTCTCGGCCCGGATCTCATGTTGTATCGGAAATTATACAAGTATATGGAAGCTTCCCGATGCTTATAAGATGCTGATGCAGGAGCATCGGCACCATATCGCAGGGAGTGAAGATGTTTATTATCTTCGCTCAGACCGCGCAGGACAAGCAGGCGTGAAGGAGCTGGTGCCTCTGCCTTGGATCGAGGATATTGCCGTACTGCTCGCAACTGGAAAAATCAAGGAAGTGCTGCAAAAGGCAGATGAGCTCATAGATTGGATGCAGCATCAGAGCTCGCTCACCGCTGAGCTGCTGGAGTCATTTTATCATGCGCTTCTTCATACCATCATCCCGCTTCTGCACAAGAACGGTATTGCTCTGCACAGCTTATACTCGGGAGATGAGCCTGAAGAGAGAGAAGTAACTCGTTCGATCCAAACGCTCAGAGATTGGGCGCATCAGTTAATTACACGCGCATCGGCTCTTCTTCACCCCGAAGGGGAGGATACGTATTCTGCGATTGAGAAGGTCTGTCTGTATATTGATGGAAGGCTTGAGCAGGACCTGGGCAGAGAGGAGCTCGCTGAGTTTGCAGAGCTGCATCCGGCTTATTTATCACGATTGTTCAAAAAAGAAAAAGGGCTGTCCATATCGGAATATATTGCGCAGGCGAGAATTGCAAAAGCGAAGGAGCTGCTCTGTGCAACTCTGTCGACAGTGACCGATATTGCAAGTAAAGTCGGGTATTACAATTATCAGCATTTCACGAAAATGTTTAAGAAGCACACAGGAGTGACTCCTCAGCAGTATCGAAGACAGCACAGTCAGAATACAGAAGGGTAA
- a CDS encoding sensor histidine kinase, whose product MKLRTRSSLRFKFITGFCLIMAPLVLFLYFNNVYAMSVVRDQVSLTNRNYVLKNVEENERILKETNRYLYSLGEQDPDIISLFFLPYGSGDYTIAKQRIVNKFRTDLGFYDLLDGLFLYDTVHKDTLLATQRGYDEKINALSTMMPAAASMSAEVPTHKWEIVQTKGTYHLVKTVRINEQFIAGAWVPINSLNERVHRADWGEGGGAVILSGEGEALSGTVVPDHVVKLASAFQLENSEEDSLYDIVGDSEREGRYLLIDVPAHDGAIHYVVMLPEASIVRNLPVFQQIIRFIPVVAALLLVSVLFFLRQVLFKPMNTLITGMRKVSRGDLSVKLGPSSSPEFTFVTDTFNQMTAEVQQLKIGMYEEQLRVQEAELKQLQMQINPHFYLNSLHIIHSLAALHKNELVQKMAEHLAGYFRFSMQADRSLITIKDELLHIKNYLEIQKLRFPERLQYELTVDPDIEEMLIPPLTIQPFVENSIVHGFRKGRSILRLDITLDFVPNEQQLRIRIQDNGTGFAEDVLVRLQQGELHPEEATGRSIGIWNVKHRLKKVKGIEPQIQFENSPDGGALVYLTINYIESSKVREENKDVQLAHRG is encoded by the coding sequence ATGAAACTCCGTACAAGATCATCCTTGCGTTTTAAATTCATCACCGGCTTTTGTTTAATTATGGCTCCGCTCGTGCTGTTTCTATACTTTAACAATGTGTATGCGATGAGTGTGGTTCGCGACCAGGTATCCCTGACCAATCGCAATTATGTCCTCAAAAATGTCGAGGAGAACGAGCGGATCCTTAAGGAAACGAATCGCTACTTATATAGCCTGGGGGAACAGGACCCAGATATCATTTCGTTGTTTTTTCTGCCCTATGGCAGTGGTGACTACACGATTGCCAAGCAGCGGATCGTAAATAAATTCAGAACAGATCTCGGATTCTATGATCTCTTGGACGGCTTATTTCTGTATGATACCGTTCACAAGGATACGCTGCTAGCTACGCAGCGGGGGTATGACGAGAAGATCAACGCGCTCTCAACCATGATGCCTGCAGCTGCTTCGATGAGCGCAGAAGTCCCGACACATAAATGGGAAATTGTTCAGACTAAGGGAACCTATCATCTCGTAAAAACGGTGCGGATTAACGAGCAATTCATCGCTGGGGCCTGGGTGCCGATCAACAGCTTGAATGAGCGTGTACACCGTGCGGATTGGGGCGAAGGCGGAGGGGCGGTTATTTTGTCAGGAGAAGGGGAGGCGCTCTCCGGCACAGTGGTACCTGACCATGTAGTGAAGCTTGCGTCCGCATTTCAATTAGAGAATTCAGAAGAGGATTCGCTCTACGACATCGTAGGTGATTCTGAACGCGAAGGACGATATTTGCTAATTGATGTTCCCGCACATGACGGAGCCATTCATTATGTCGTTATGCTGCCCGAGGCGAGTATTGTACGGAACTTGCCTGTATTTCAGCAGATTATCCGGTTTATCCCAGTCGTGGCTGCTCTATTACTTGTCTCTGTATTGTTCTTCTTGAGACAGGTTTTGTTTAAACCGATGAATACACTGATAACCGGAATGAGAAAGGTCAGCAGGGGCGATCTGAGTGTAAAGCTTGGCCCATCCTCATCTCCTGAGTTTACTTTTGTTACAGATACGTTTAATCAAATGACTGCAGAAGTTCAGCAGCTGAAGATAGGCATGTATGAGGAGCAGCTTCGTGTACAGGAGGCCGAGCTCAAGCAGCTCCAAATGCAGATCAATCCGCATTTTTATCTTAATTCACTTCACATTATTCATAGTCTTGCCGCACTTCACAAGAATGAGCTCGTTCAGAAGATGGCGGAGCATCTTGCCGGGTATTTTCGCTTCAGTATGCAGGCGGATCGAAGTCTGATTACGATCAAGGATGAACTTCTGCATATTAAAAATTATCTCGAAATTCAAAAGCTGCGTTTTCCTGAACGTCTGCAATATGAGCTGACCGTAGACCCGGATATCGAAGAAATGCTGATTCCACCGCTCACCATACAGCCTTTCGTAGAGAATTCCATTGTGCATGGCTTCCGCAAAGGGAGAAGTATACTGCGTTTGGACATTACGCTCGATTTTGTCCCTAATGAACAGCAGCTAAGAATACGAATTCAGGATAACGGCACGGGCTTCGCCGAGGACGTATTAGTTAGGCTTCAGCAGGGGGAATTGCATCCCGAAGAAGCAACAGGACGAAGCATTGGGATATGGAATGTCAAGCACCGGCTTAAGAAGGTAAAGGGGATAGAGCCTCAGATCCAGTTTGAGAACAGCCCTGATGGCGGAGCCCTTGTGTACCTGACGATTAACTATATAGAGAGCAGCAAGGTGAGGGAGGAGAATAAGGATGTACAGCTTGCTCATCGTGGATGA
- the nirB gene encoding nitrite reductase large subunit NirB yields MDTAKEKLVIIGNGMAGISTVEQILKLTTRFDITVFGSEPYPNYNRIMLSYVLEGSKTVEDIILNDLNWYSNQGIRLFTRTKVERIDANTREVIAANGIKVPYDKVIIATGSSSFILPVPGSDKQGVVGFRDIADCNEMLEASKQYSKAAVIGGGLLGLEAAKGLVQLGMDVTVVHLMDTLMERQLDRDASQMLLAELERQGIKFKLGAQTKELFGDSRVQGLRFADDTELEADFVVMAVGIKPNIGVAQDSGIDVNRGIVVDDYMRTSMDHVYAVGECAEHRGTCYGLVAPLFEQGMVLAKHISGADTAPYEGSVVSTKLKISGVDVFSTGEFIEGQEHTVISQKDDWKRTYKKILLKDNVMVGAVLFGDIDSSAELQKLIKQHAVMTDELYSSLMGTGCGGHKKVSTVETMSDDEIVCGCNGVTKGTIVNAITVEGKTTLDEIKACTGATRSCGGCKPVVEQILQYVLGDGFAANAKQGICGCTDLSRDEIVAEIRDKGLSTTKEVMNVLGWQQPEGCSKCRPAINYYLGMVHPETHKDEKESRFVNERLNANIQKDGTYTVVPRMYGGMTTPEDLKKIADVSVKYNVKLVKVTGGQRLDLVGVKKEDLPKVWEELDMPSGYAYAKSLRTVKTCVGSQFCRFGTQDSMSMGSLLEHKFERLDFPAKFKMAVNGCPRNCAEACTKDIGIVGNDGGWEIFIGGNGGIKARLADSIGKVKTDEELIEVCSAVIQYYRETGKYLERTSEWVERMGLEQIKAVIMDNEEERKALQERVELALRYVEDPWKKVLGDTEVQQQLYGVKVN; encoded by the coding sequence ATGGATACAGCGAAGGAAAAATTGGTCATCATCGGCAATGGCATGGCTGGGATCAGCACGGTTGAACAGATCCTCAAGCTGACGACACGATTTGATATTACGGTCTTTGGCAGTGAGCCTTATCCGAACTATAATCGGATTATGTTGTCTTACGTTCTGGAAGGCAGTAAAACGGTGGAAGATATTATTCTGAACGATCTGAATTGGTACAGCAATCAAGGTATTCGTCTCTTTACAAGAACCAAAGTGGAACGTATCGACGCGAATACACGTGAAGTGATTGCAGCAAATGGTATCAAGGTGCCCTATGACAAGGTTATTATTGCTACAGGCTCAAGCTCCTTTATCCTTCCGGTTCCAGGCAGCGACAAACAAGGTGTTGTTGGTTTCCGGGACATTGCTGACTGTAATGAAATGCTAGAAGCGTCTAAACAATATAGCAAAGCGGCTGTAATTGGCGGCGGATTGCTCGGTCTTGAAGCTGCAAAAGGCTTAGTCCAGCTCGGAATGGACGTAACTGTAGTTCACTTAATGGACACCCTCATGGAGCGTCAGCTGGATCGAGATGCTTCACAGATGCTCTTAGCAGAGCTTGAGCGGCAAGGAATTAAGTTCAAGCTGGGGGCACAAACCAAAGAGCTGTTCGGCGACAGCAGAGTCCAAGGATTGCGATTTGCTGACGATACGGAGCTGGAAGCCGATTTTGTCGTTATGGCGGTTGGCATCAAGCCAAATATCGGTGTTGCACAGGATAGCGGAATAGATGTAAACCGTGGTATCGTGGTGGATGATTATATGCGCACTTCTATGGATCATGTCTATGCGGTCGGAGAGTGTGCAGAGCATCGCGGCACTTGTTATGGTCTTGTCGCTCCCCTGTTTGAGCAAGGTATGGTGCTTGCCAAGCACATTAGTGGAGCGGATACAGCTCCTTATGAAGGCTCTGTCGTATCCACTAAGCTAAAAATATCCGGAGTCGATGTGTTCTCAACCGGAGAATTTATCGAAGGACAAGAACACACGGTCATCTCCCAGAAGGACGATTGGAAACGTACGTATAAGAAAATATTGCTTAAAGACAATGTTATGGTCGGAGCCGTCTTGTTCGGCGATATCGACAGCTCTGCCGAGCTGCAGAAGCTGATCAAGCAGCACGCTGTCATGACAGATGAACTGTACAGCTCCCTCATGGGAACCGGCTGCGGCGGTCATAAGAAAGTAAGCACTGTGGAGACCATGTCTGATGATGAAATCGTGTGCGGATGTAACGGGGTTACCAAAGGTACCATTGTCAATGCCATCACCGTCGAAGGCAAGACCACTCTCGATGAAATTAAGGCATGCACCGGTGCAACACGCTCCTGCGGAGGATGCAAGCCTGTCGTAGAACAGATTCTACAATATGTGCTTGGAGACGGCTTTGCGGCAAATGCCAAACAAGGAATTTGTGGCTGCACCGATCTCAGCCGAGATGAGATTGTCGCGGAGATCCGCGATAAAGGTCTTAGCACCACCAAAGAAGTAATGAATGTGCTTGGCTGGCAGCAGCCGGAAGGCTGCTCCAAATGCCGCCCTGCCATTAATTATTATCTAGGCATGGTTCATCCGGAAACGCACAAGGATGAGAAAGAATCGCGTTTTGTTAACGAGCGCTTGAACGCCAACATTCAAAAAGACGGCACATACACGGTTGTACCTCGGATGTATGGCGGTATGACGACACCTGAGGATCTCAAGAAGATCGCCGATGTTTCTGTGAAATACAATGTGAAGCTTGTCAAAGTAACGGGGGGCCAGCGCCTGGATTTGGTCGGTGTCAAGAAGGAAGACCTGCCTAAAGTATGGGAAGAGCTTGATATGCCATCAGGTTATGCATATGCCAAATCATTAAGAACCGTTAAGACCTGTGTCGGTTCCCAGTTCTGCCGATTCGGAACACAGGATTCCATGAGTATGGGCTCCCTTCTAGAGCATAAGTTTGAACGGCTCGATTTTCCTGCCAAATTCAAGATGGCCGTTAACGGTTGTCCACGGAACTGCGCTGAAGCCTGCACGAAGGATATCGGGATTGTCGGTAATGACGGCGGCTGGGAGATCTTTATCGGCGGAAACGGCGGAATCAAGGCTCGTCTTGCAGATTCCATCGGTAAAGTGAAGACAGACGAAGAGCTTATTGAAGTATGCAGTGCTGTAATAC